From Pararhizobium sp. A13:
GCCGACGGCATTCGATCCATCGTTGATCCATTTTCGGATAAGGCTTTTGCGTCGCCACGACGGCAGGCCGATGCACAGCCTCGTCATAGAAGCTGATCACGTGGCCGCTGACTTCGATGGCGTAGGGCACCCAGATCGACTGAAGAAACAGTCGTGAACTCCGCTCCGCAATGCTTGTCTTGCCGTTGCCAGGCGGCCCATAGAGCAGAATGGAAAGCCCAGAATTCATTGCCGGGCCGAGTTTCTCGATCAAGGATTGCGACAACACCAGCCCTTCGAGGCTCTCGATCAAACGCGCATGCGTTACGCGCTCGTCATGGATGGACTGCAATCCGATCTGTCGGCAGAAGGCATCCAGGGACACCGGGGCCGGCCCAATATATTGTGATTGCCGTAACGCCGCATGCGCATATTCCAGACCCTTGGTCGAAAGCGCGTAGCGAATGTCGGACTTGACGTCCTCTCCTGCAAGCCCGCGCGCCTCGAGGAAGGCAAGCTTCACCAGTTCCTTGATCAGGACATTTATCAGCACTTTCGGCAGCTTCATCCGGCCGGCCAGATGCGATGCCGTTACAGTATCCTGTTCAGTCGCGCATTTTGCCGCCAAGCGTAACATGAACGACAATTCAAGCCCGGTCTCCTCAAGGCTTGTCGGCGCCAGCGGCATGCGCGGATCGAGCGCCAGGGCGACGTCTTCACGATGTTGATCCAAGGAATACTGCATGTAAGCCTCGCTGTTTCCTATCCACCGGGTGTCATGCCGATGAGAAGTGTGACGACACGGATGACAATGGGTACGAGCACGATGATCAGGCTGACCGGAAACAGGAAGCCCCCGAGCGGCAACAACATTTTGATCGGTAGCGCATTGGCTTTCTCCTCGGCCCGCACGATGCGAAGATCGCGCATTTCCTTGCTGTAGACCCGCAGTGTCTGGGTGACGCTCGTGCCCAGTTCCTCAGACTGCCGGAACAGGACGGCAAGCGCCCGGGCCTCGTCTATCCGCAATCGGGTCGCAAGATTGGTCAATGCCTCCCGCAGGCGACGCCCACCGCGTACTTCCAGCATCATGATCGAAAGATGCAGGCCGAAATCCTGCCGTTTGCTGACGAATTCCCGGGCGACGCGGTTTGCCGCCGCCTCGATGCTCATGCCGGCATCCAGGCAGACGATCAACATGTCCATGAAATCGGGAAAGAGACGCCGGTACTCCCGCTCCTTGGCTTGGCCGCGCCGGTCGATATAGATGTTGACCAAAATGAAGGTGATGCCAGCGGCAATCATCGCGACGAACAGGGCCGACAGCCGTGACATCTCGGGAAAGTAACGATCGATGGTCCAGACGGTTGCGACCAGCACCGCAAGGCATGTGAGTGCGCGGATCATCTGGAACGTCGTTACCGCGCTTGCACTGAAATATCCGGCGCGAATCAGGCGGTTCTGCGTCGAGTTGGCATTCGTGTCGCGCCGGGTGATCTCGAAATAGCGGCGGATCAGACGATTCTCCGCCTCGCCGAGGTCGGCAATTGCCGTATCGCTAAAATGGGGTTCGTCGCCGCTCGCCTTCGCCGCCGTTTCCGACACCCGGACACCGACCGCGCGCCGCCGGAAAACAAGTTCCGACGCGGTGGCGGAAAAGATCAGCACCGAAAAAAACACGACGAGGTATATTCCATACTCACCGAACATTGTAGCCTCAGTATTCGAAGTTAACCATCTTGTAGAGAATGATATTTCCGACGGCCATTACACACAGCAACACGGTAACGACGGTCGGTCCATAACCGCTTTCCCAAACCGGGTCGAAGTAGGTCGGCGAAAGCGTCTTGATCATTCCGTAAAGAAGGAATGGATAGAGCGACATGAATATCGCCGTGATCCGTCCCTCCGAGGAAATCGACTTGACCTTCGCCTTCAGCATGAACCGGTCGCGCAGTGTCTTCGAGAGATTTTGCAGGATTTCGACGAGGTTACCGCCGGTTCCGGCCTGGACGCTCAGGGATATCGCGAGCAGGTTCAGGTCTTCCACGCCGACGCGGTCTGCAAGGTTGACGAGTGCATCGTCCAGCACCACGCCATAGGTCAGCTCGTCCGATAGCAGACCGAATTCGGAGCCGATCGGATCGGGCATTTCGCGTGCGACAAGAGCAATCGCCGCAGGCAGCGGATGCCCGGCCGCGAGGCTGCGAACGGCAACATCAAGCGCTTCGGGGAGTTTCTGAGTAAATCTGCGCATCCGGGTCGCGCGGACCCGCCAGACGACGACGACGGGAATGAGAAAGCAGACCGCCACAAAGATCGGAATCCGGATCAGATGGCTCGGCACCAAAAACTGAACGACCAGCCAGACGACCAGTGCACCGGCTATTGCGTAGAGCACAAATCGCTTTGCATCGAACTTGATCCCCGACTGCGCATAGAACCGCCGGAGCCGCTGCATCAGCGGCAGCGACCGCCAGTTTTCATCAAAACCGCGCTCTTTCAGCATGTCGCGGTAGGTCTTGCGGCGATCGACGCTTTCGTCGAGCAGGCTTAAACGATGGTTCACTGCGCTGTGGCGTTCGGATGTCCTGAAGTAGCTGCGCAACACCGCTTCGGCAGAAATCAGCGCCGCGATGAAGACAGCGCCATAGACAAGGAGCAAGGTCAGAGACATCAGCTAGCCCGCCCTGTTTGCAAAAGTGTCCCCGGATCGAAGATCGCTGCCGGGACGATGATCCCCAGTTCCGCGAATTCTTCGACGAACCGGGGGCGAAGGCCGGTAGCGCGGAATTCCCCGCGGATGCGGCCATCGTCACCTGTGCCGGTTTTCTTGAATTTCATGATCTCCTGCATCTGGACAACTTCCCCTTCCATGCCGGTGATTTCGGAAATCGAGACGACCTTGCGTGTGCCGTCGCTGAGGCGCTGAACCTGGACGATGAGCGTGATCGCAGACGCTATTTGTGAACGGACGCTGAGCTGGGACATCGGCATGCCGGCCATGCCGACCATCTGCTCGAGGCGGCCCACGGCATCGCGCGGGGTGTTGGCATGAATGGTCGTCATCGATCCCTCATGCCCTGTATTCATCGCCTGCAGCATGTCGAAGGCCTCCTCGCCGCGCACTTCGCCGACGATGATGCGATCCGGACGCATGCGCAGCGCGTTCTTGAGGAGTTCGCGCTGACGAATCTCGTTGCGGCCGTCAAGCGTCGGCGG
This genomic window contains:
- a CDS encoding type II secretion system F family protein, with the protein product MFGEYGIYLVVFFSVLIFSATASELVFRRRAVGVRVSETAAKASGDEPHFSDTAIADLGEAENRLIRRYFEITRRDTNANSTQNRLIRAGYFSASAVTTFQMIRALTCLAVLVATVWTIDRYFPEMSRLSALFVAMIAAGITFILVNIYIDRRGQAKEREYRRLFPDFMDMLIVCLDAGMSIEAAANRVAREFVSKRQDFGLHLSIMMLEVRGGRRLREALTNLATRLRIDEARALAVLFRQSEELGTSVTQTLRVYSKEMRDLRIVRAEEKANALPIKMLLPLGGFLFPVSLIIVLVPIVIRVVTLLIGMTPGG
- a CDS encoding AAA family ATPase produces the protein MQYSLDQHREDVALALDPRMPLAPTSLEETGLELSFMLRLAAKCATEQDTVTASHLAGRMKLPKVLINVLIKELVKLAFLEARGLAGEDVKSDIRYALSTKGLEYAHAALRQSQYIGPAPVSLDAFCRQIGLQSIHDERVTHARLIESLEGLVLSQSLIEKLGPAMNSGLSILLYGPPGNGKTSIAERSSRLFLQSIWVPYAIEVSGHVISFYDEAVHRPAVVATQKPYPKMDQRWIECRRPVIKTGGELTLDLLDLTFSEGSVYEAPMHLKASGGVFIIDDFGRQQVAPQALINRWIVPLERGYDFLTLHTGRKFRVPFDELVVFSTNIAPTDLSDEAGLRRLKYKIYVNNPSRDDYIRIFRSYAGNVSVETDHRDLELFYDRKYNCNLPASCYHPKYLLDFIGAYCEFNAMPKIASLEMLERAWDGVFTLD
- a CDS encoding type II secretion system F family protein codes for the protein MTLLLVYGAVFIAALISAEAVLRSYFRTSERHSAVNHRLSLLDESVDRRKTYRDMLKERGFDENWRSLPLMQRLRRFYAQSGIKFDAKRFVLYAIAGALVVWLVVQFLVPSHLIRIPIFVAVCFLIPVVVVWRVRATRMRRFTQKLPEALDVAVRSLAAGHPLPAAIALVAREMPDPIGSEFGLLSDELTYGVVLDDALVNLADRVGVEDLNLLAISLSVQAGTGGNLVEILQNLSKTLRDRFMLKAKVKSISSEGRITAIFMSLYPFLLYGMIKTLSPTYFDPVWESGYGPTVVTVLLCVMAVGNIILYKMVNFEY